GAAAAGTGAATATATAGGAAGATCACTTGTTACGTTTTGTGGTATTTTTATTGTTTTAGTTACATTAGCTATTATTGCGTTTATTTGCGGTAAAGGAATTCAATCTTTTACGCAAAGTGGTATCTCGTTTACTGAGATGTTAACATCGACAAAATGGAGTCCAAATGCTGATGAGGGAACTTTCGGGGCTGTAATTTTCATTGTAGGCTCAACGGTGGTTTCGTTAGGTGCGGTTATTATTAGTGCGCCAATTGCTATAGCTCTTGCTATATTCATGAATTTAATTTCGCCGAAGTTTGGAAATAAAGTATTGAAGCCTGTTTTAGAATTATTAGTTGGTATTCCTTCGGTTGTATACGGATTATTAGGGGTTACTATTTTAGTACCGTTATTACGCGATTCGTTTGGGGGAGTGGGCTTTAGTTTAATTGCAGGTATTGTTGTATTAAGTATTATGATTTTACCTACTATTGCTAGTATCGCTTCGGATGCAATACGCTCTGTTCCATTTGATTATTTAGAAGCTTCTTATGGTTTAGGATCAACGAAATGGCAAGCGATTAGCCGAGTAATTGTTCCTGCTGCGAAAAAGGGGATTTTAACAGGTGTTGTTTTAGGTTTAGCGCGTGCTTTTGGTGAAGCATTAGCGGTTCAAATGGTAATTGGGAATACGATTAAATTACCAGAAGGAATATATAGTCCGACAGCAACGTTAACTGGTATTTTGACAATGGATATGACAAATACATTAAACGGAACTGCTTGGAACAATGCGCTATGGACTTTAGCAATGATTTTACTTGTTATTTCATTCCTGTTTATTTTAGTAATTCGAGCAATTGGGCAAAGAGGTGAGCGATAATAATGAATGCAAGAACGGTAAATAAAGTTTGGACAGGTATCTTTTATGCGGTAGCGGCTTTAGTTGTAGCTTTACTAGTGTTCTTAGTATTTGAGATTTTACAAAAGGGATGGGGTTTTTGGGATCCTAATTTCTTGTTTGGAGAACCAAGCAATACAAGAGCCGGTGGTGGGATTGGTCCGCAGTTATTCAATTCATTCTATATGCTTGTTATAACGCTTATTATATCTATTCCCCTTGGATTAGGTGCTGGAATATATTTAGCAGAGTATGCAAAACAAGGACGTTTTTTAAACTTTGTTCGTTTATGTATTGAGACAATGGCATCTTTACCTTCTATTGTTGTTGGTTTATTCGGTTTGTTAGTGTTCGTTACAATGACAGGATGGGGATACACAGTAATGGGTGGTGCCCTTGCTTTAACGATTTTAAACTTACCAGGTTTAACACGTGTTTGTGAAAGCGCGATTTCAGAAGTTCCTGCTAATGTGAAAGAGGCGAGTCTTGGATTAGGTGCAACAAAGTGGCAAACGATCACTCGTATTATTATCCCGTCGTCATTACCACAAATTATTACAGGTGTTATTTTAGCGGCAGGTCGTATATTTGGTGAAGCAGCGGCATTAATTTACACAGCGGGTTTAACATCTCCAATTTTAAATTCAGCAGCGGACTTCTCAAGTCCTGCTCATCCTTTAAATCCATTTAGGCCAGCTGAAACGTTAGCAGTTCACATTTGGAAGTTAAATTCTGAAGGGATTATCCCGGATGCGAAGTTAATTGCGACAAAATCTGCAGCTGTATTAATTATTATGGTATTACTATTCAATGTTGTTTCACGCTTAGTAGCATCTATATTGCACAAACGTTTTACAGGAGCGAAAAGAAAAAGTAAAACGACAAAGAAGGTAAAAGCAGCATAAATGATAAAGAGGAACTCTCTATTTATAAGTAGGGAGTTCTTTTTGCGTTTTAATATAGAAGGAATGGATGTAATGATTGTTGAATTTGTAATTGATTATATAGATGAATAGTGCGGATGAGAGGGGAAGTTAATTTGTTTTTTCTGCAAATGTCAGGATTTCCTGGATCGGGAAAATCGACAGTTTCTAAGTATATAGCGAAGTTAACAGGTGCTGTAATTGTAGATCATGACGTTTTGAAATCAGCGTTGTTACAATCATTAGAAATGAAAGGGATTGAATCGACGATTGTTGGAGGAGTATCATATGATGTTGAATGGGTATTGATTGATTCTTATTTAGAACAAGGGCATAGTGTGATATTGGATAGTCCGTGTTTATCCCGCATTTAACGGGCAGTAAGACCCCCACCTCAAAATTCAGCGAAAGCAAAGAAGTTAGGTGGGGGATGAAATTGTCTAATAAACATGGTGTAAAATATAAATATATCGAATGTTATCTTGATGATATGGAAGAGATTAATAATAGGTTGCAAACACGTAAGCGTATGGTCAGTCAGATTGGACGAGTGGATTCCGAAGTAGCTTTTAAAAAGTGGTTAGATGGTAGTAAAAGACCTTTACATAGTGAATATCTTATTGTGGATTCTAGTGAACCGCTAGAGCGGTATGTGGAAAAAATGATGAATTATATGAGTAGGTAGAGAAAAAGCGTTATCTTCATTCGTGAAGATAACGCTTTTCTTTTAAATATCAGGTGTTTCTATATAGAAGAAAGTAGGTTGGATATTTTTTTGTGTTTTTTTAAAAAAACACTTGTTATTTAAAAACCATGATGGTATATTAATAAACGTCGCTGATGCGGAAACGCAGAAAACGACAAAAAAGAAATTTTAAAACTTAGTTGACATCGAAAAATGAAGATGTTAATATGATGAAGTCGCTTCTGAAGCGGCAGACAAGTTCTTTGAAAACTGAACGAAACAAACAACATGAAACGTCAATTTTTATTTTAGATGCTAGACAAACTAACTTTATTGGAGAGTTTGATCCTGGCTCAGGATGAACGCTGGCGGCGTGCCTAATACATGCAAGTCGAGCGAATGGATTAAGAGCTTGCTCTTATGAAGTTAGCGGCGGACGGGTGAGTAACACGTGGGTAACCTGCCCATAAGACTGGGATAACTCCGGGAAACCGGGGCTAATACCGGATAACATTTTGAACCGCATGGTTCGAAATTGAAAGGCGGCTTCGGCTGTCACTTATGGATGGACCCGCGTCGCATTAGCTAGTTGGTGAGGTAACGGCTCACCAAGGCAACGATGCGTAGCCGACCTGAGAGGGTGATCGGCCACACTGGGACTGAGACACGGCCCAGACTCCTACGGGAGGCAGCAGTAGGGAATCTTCCGCAATGGACGAAAGTCTGACGGAGCAACGCCGCGTGAGTGATGAAGGCTTTCGGGTCGTAAAACTCTGTTGTTAGGGAAGAACAAGTGCTAGTTGAATAAGCTGGCACCTTGACGGTACCTAACCAGAAAGCCACGGCTAACTACGTGCCAGCAGCCGCGGTAATACGTAGGTGGCAAGCGTTATCCGGAATTATTGGGCGTAAAGCGCGCGCAGGTGGTTTCTTAAGTCTGATGTGAAAGCCCACGGCTCAACCGTGGAGGGTCATTGGAAACTGGGAGACTTGAGTGCAGAAGAGGAAAGTGGAATTCCATGTGTAGCGGTGAAATGCGTAGAGATATGGAGGAACACCAGTGGCGAAGGCGACTTTCTGGTCTGTAACTGACACTGAGGCGCGAAAGCGTGGGGAGCAAACAGGATTAGATACCCTGGTAGTCCACGCCGTAAACGATGAGTGCTAAGTGTTAGAGGGTTTCCGCCCTTTAGTGCTGAAGTTAACGCATTAAGCACTCCGCCTGGGGAGTACGGCCGCAAGGCTGAAACTCAAAGGAATTGACGGGGGCCCGCACAAGCGGTGGAGCATGTGGTTTAATTCGAAGCAACGCGAAGAACCTTACCAGGTCTTGACATCCTCTGACAACCCTAGAGATAGGGCTTCTCCTTCGGGAGCAGAGTGACAGGTGGTGCATGGTTGTCGTCAGCTCGTGTCGTGAGATGTTGGGTTAAGTCCCGCAACGAGCGCAACCCTTGATCTTAGTTGCCATCATTTAGTTGGGCACTCTAAGGTGACTGCCGGTGACAAACCGGAGGAAGGTGGGGATGACGTCAAATCATCATGCCCCTTATGACCTGGGCTACACACGTGCTACAATGGACGGTACAAAGAGCTGCAAGACCGCGAGGTGGAGCTAATCTCATAAAACCGTTCTCAGTTCGGATTGTAGGCTGCAACTCGCCTACATGAAGCTGGAATCGCTAGTAATCGCGGATCAGCATGCCGCGGTGAATACGTTCCCGGGCCTTGTACACACCGCCCGTCACACCACGAGAGTTTGTAACACCCGAAGTCGGTGGGGTAACCTTTTTGGAGCCAGCCGCCTAAGGTGGGACAGATGATTGGGGTGAAGTCGTAACAAGGTAGCCGTATCGGAAGGTGCGGCTGGATCACCTCCTTTCTATGGAGAATTGATGAACGCTGTTCATCAATATAAGTTTCCGTGTTTCGTTTTGTTCAGTTTTGAGAGAACTATCTCTCATATATAAATGTATGTTCTTTGAAAACTAGATAACAGTGTAGCTCATATTTTTTAATTTTTAGTTTGGTTAAGTTAGAAAGGGCGCGCGGTGGATGCCTTGACACTAGGAGTCGATGAAGGACGGGACTAACGCCGATATGCTTCGGGGAGCTGTAAGTAAGCTTTGATCCGAAGATTTCCGAATGGGGAAACCCACCATACGTAATGGTATGGTATCCTTATCTGAATACATAGGGTAAGGAAGACAGACCCAGGGAACTGAAACATCTAAGTACCTGGAGGAAGAGAAAGCAAATGCGATTTCCTGAGTAGCGGCGAGCGAAACGGAACATAGCCCAAACCAAGAGGCTTGCCTCTTGGGGTTGTAGGACATTCTATACGGAGTTACAAAGGAACGAGGTAGACGAAGCGACCTGGAAAGGTCCGTCGTAGAGGGTAACAACCCCGTAGTCGAAACTTCGTTCTCTCTTGAATGTATCCTGAGTACGGCGGAACACGTGAAATTCCGTCGGAATCTGGGAGGACCATCTCCCAAGGCTAAATACTCCCTAGTGATCGATAGTGAACCAGTACCGTGAGGGAAAGGTGAAAAGCACCCCGGAAGGGGAGTGAAAGAGATCCTGAAACCGTGTGCCTACAAATAGTCAGAGCCCGTTAACGGGTGATGGCGTGCCTTTTGTAGAATGAACCGGCGAGTTACGATCCCGTGCGAGGTTAAGCTGAAGAGGCGGAGCCGCAGCGAAAGCGAGTCTGAATAGGGCGTTTAGTACGTGGTCGTAGACCCGAAACCAGGTGATCTACCCATGTCCAGGGTGAAGTTCAGGTAACACTGAATGGAGGCCCGAACCCACGCACGTTGAAAAGTGCGGGGATGAGGTGTGGGTAGCGGAGAAATTCCAATCGAACCTGGAGATAGCTGGTTCTCCCCGAAATAGCTTTAGGGCTAGCCTTAAGTGTAAGAGTCTTGGAGGTAGAGCACTGATTGGACTAGGGGTCCTCATCGGATTACCGAATTCAGTCAAACTCCGAATGCCAATGACTTATCCTTAGGAGTCAGACTGCGAGTGATAAGATCCGTAGTCAAAAGGGAAACAGCCCAGACCGCCAGCTAAGGTCCCAAAGTGTGTATTAAGTGGAAAAGGATGTGGAGTTGCTTAGACAACTAGGATGTTGGCTTAGAAGCAGCCACCATTTAAAGAGTGCGTAATAGCTCACTAGTCGAGTGACTCTGCGCCGAAAATGTACCGGGGCTAAATACACCACCGAAGCTGCGGATTGATACCGAATGGTATCAGTGGTAGGGGAGCGTTCTAAGGACAGTGAAGTCAGACCGTAAGGACTGGTGGAGTGCTTAGAAGTGAGAATGCCGGTATGAGTAGCGAAAGACGGGTGAGAATCCCGTCCACCGAATGCCTAAGGTTTCCTGAGGAAGGCTCGTCCACTCAGGGTTAGTCAGGACCTAAGCCGAGGCCGACAGGCGTAGGCGATGGACAACAGGTTGATATTCCTGTACCACCTCTTTATCGTTTGAGCAATGGAGGGACGCAGAAGGATAGAAGAAGCGTGCGATTGGTTGTGCACGTCCAAGCAGTTAGGCTGATAAGTAGGGAAATCCGCTTATCGTGAAGGCTGAGCTGTGATGGGGAAGCTCCTTATGGAGCGAAGTCTTTGATTCC
This Bacillus paramycoides DNA region includes the following protein-coding sequences:
- the pstC gene encoding phosphate ABC transporter permease subunit PstC — translated: MKGKKQINYVKSEYIGRSLVTFCGIFIVLVTLAIIAFICGKGIQSFTQSGISFTEMLTSTKWSPNADEGTFGAVIFIVGSTVVSLGAVIISAPIAIALAIFMNLISPKFGNKVLKPVLELLVGIPSVVYGLLGVTILVPLLRDSFGGVGFSLIAGIVVLSIMILPTIASIASDAIRSVPFDYLEASYGLGSTKWQAISRVIVPAAKKGILTGVVLGLARAFGEALAVQMVIGNTIKLPEGIYSPTATLTGILTMDMTNTLNGTAWNNALWTLAMILLVISFLFILVIRAIGQRGER
- the pstA gene encoding phosphate ABC transporter permease PstA, translated to MNARTVNKVWTGIFYAVAALVVALLVFLVFEILQKGWGFWDPNFLFGEPSNTRAGGGIGPQLFNSFYMLVITLIISIPLGLGAGIYLAEYAKQGRFLNFVRLCIETMASLPSIVVGLFGLLVFVTMTGWGYTVMGGALALTILNLPGLTRVCESAISEVPANVKEASLGLGATKWQTITRIIIPSSLPQIITGVILAAGRIFGEAAALIYTAGLTSPILNSAADFSSPAHPLNPFRPAETLAVHIWKLNSEGIIPDAKLIATKSAAVLIIMVLLFNVVSRLVASILHKRFTGAKRKSKTTKKVKAA